The Chitinophagales bacterium genome has a window encoding:
- the priA gene encoding primosomal protein N': MSLLQQDSKKNHHSFADIILPLSLPRLLTYGVPIELQADIKEGMRVEVALGRNKLYSGIVAGLHAEKPDAYEVKPVRALLDEEPVVNQLQLQFWQWIADYYMAAPGEVMQAALPAHLKLTGETRLQWMPQHNDVVYEWSNKAYPAAEALETRNELTISEFRAITGVRNFSVVLNELLENEVVVIHDELETAYRPKKEKVIRLHHDYKGEEKMHQLFDELQNAPKQLSLLMAYIELSVKYGTVPQKNLLERADATAAQVKALTDKKIFVIEEVTVDRLTVKHNNKPATIDFTPAQEKAYNELELALAEKDVVLMEGVTGSGKTMLYIKKLKECIEQGKQAILLLPEIALTTQLVSRLYAYFGDELGVYHSRFTNNERVEIWEKTRLGKYKIIAGPRSALWLPYGNLGLVIVDEEHDASYKQKDPAPRFNARDAAIYMAALHGTKTILGSATPSVESIYNSRNEKYGYVRLAERYLGIEMPNIEIVNAKSLESVRKQGVRMITPELTQAIKAALSKHKQVVLFQNRRGYAPFQVCVMCGWVPHCKNCAVSLTYHKSTDKLHCHYCGLKSAVVHVCPSCGSNSLQAKTFGTEKIEEEIGQIFPEAKTARMDVDSMRGKTSFSELFEKLEQRKIDILIGTQMVVKGLDFAPIELVGILSADSLLNFPDFRVNERAFQLMEQVSGRAGRTDGKGKVMIQAYNLTHPVLQWVKAHDVRSFYEHEIKYREQFAYPPFTRFIKITFRHRDEPRTVAAAGQMAQALQQVPEVGVQGPVQALIPRVRNLYVQEVWVKCPRNMSVIENTKAFIKATKEYITSAKGNSSLQVQFDVDPM, encoded by the coding sequence ATGTCTTTATTGCAGCAGGATAGTAAAAAAAATCATCACTCGTTCGCAGATATCATACTGCCGTTGAGCCTTCCACGCCTGCTTACCTATGGCGTGCCGATAGAGTTGCAGGCTGACATAAAGGAAGGCATGCGGGTAGAAGTTGCGCTGGGCAGGAACAAACTGTATTCTGGCATTGTGGCCGGGCTGCATGCTGAAAAACCTGATGCATACGAAGTAAAGCCGGTAAGAGCCCTACTGGATGAAGAACCTGTTGTCAACCAACTTCAATTGCAATTCTGGCAATGGATAGCTGATTATTATATGGCTGCGCCGGGCGAAGTAATGCAGGCGGCACTACCTGCCCACCTGAAACTGACAGGAGAGACAAGACTACAGTGGATGCCACAACACAATGACGTGGTATATGAATGGAGCAATAAGGCATACCCGGCTGCCGAAGCACTGGAAACAAGGAATGAACTAACCATCAGTGAGTTCAGGGCTATAACAGGAGTACGCAATTTCTCGGTAGTATTAAATGAACTGCTGGAAAATGAAGTGGTAGTTATCCACGATGAGTTGGAGACTGCCTATCGTCCCAAAAAAGAAAAGGTCATACGCCTGCACCATGATTATAAGGGCGAAGAAAAAATGCATCAATTGTTTGATGAGCTACAAAACGCCCCTAAACAATTGAGCCTGCTCATGGCATATATTGAGTTATCTGTTAAATACGGGACCGTTCCGCAAAAGAACCTGCTCGAACGGGCCGATGCTACCGCTGCACAGGTGAAGGCGCTCACCGACAAAAAGATATTTGTAATTGAAGAAGTGACCGTTGACCGCCTTACGGTCAAACACAACAACAAACCGGCAACTATCGACTTTACGCCCGCACAGGAAAAAGCATATAACGAACTGGAACTTGCACTTGCAGAAAAAGACGTTGTGCTGATGGAGGGCGTAACAGGTAGTGGAAAAACCATGCTATACATCAAAAAGCTGAAGGAGTGTATAGAACAAGGAAAACAAGCAATATTATTATTGCCTGAAATTGCCCTTACCACACAACTCGTGAGCAGGTTGTATGCCTATTTTGGCGATGAGCTTGGCGTGTACCACTCACGGTTTACCAATAATGAACGTGTAGAGATATGGGAAAAGACAAGGCTGGGCAAATACAAGATCATTGCAGGGCCTCGCTCTGCCTTATGGCTACCTTACGGCAACCTGGGCCTGGTAATCGTGGACGAGGAACATGACGCATCTTATAAGCAAAAAGACCCTGCACCACGTTTCAATGCGCGAGATGCAGCAATATACATGGCAGCATTACACGGTACCAAAACGATACTTGGCTCTGCTACCCCTTCGGTTGAAAGTATATACAACAGTCGCAATGAAAAATATGGGTATGTACGATTGGCAGAGCGTTACCTCGGCATTGAGATGCCCAATATCGAAATTGTAAATGCGAAATCGCTGGAGAGTGTACGAAAGCAGGGTGTAAGGATGATAACTCCTGAACTCACACAAGCAATTAAAGCTGCTCTTTCAAAACACAAACAGGTGGTACTTTTCCAGAATCGCAGGGGGTATGCACCTTTCCAGGTATGCGTTATGTGTGGATGGGTACCCCATTGTAAAAACTGTGCCGTATCACTTACCTATCATAAAAGCACGGATAAGCTACATTGCCACTATTGCGGGTTGAAATCTGCGGTAGTGCATGTATGTCCATCCTGCGGCAGCAATAGCCTGCAAGCCAAAACATTCGGTACTGAAAAAATAGAAGAGGAGATAGGGCAGATATTTCCTGAGGCAAAGACGGCTCGCATGGATGTAGACAGCATGCGTGGCAAAACAAGTTTTTCAGAACTTTTTGAAAAACTGGAACAGAGGAAGATCGATATTCTGATCGGCACGCAAATGGTTGTAAAAGGATTGGATTTCGCACCTATTGAACTGGTAGGTATCCTGAGTGCTGACAGCCTGCTTAACTTCCCTGATTTCAGGGTAAATGAGCGTGCTTTCCAGCTTATGGAGCAGGTAAGCGGAAGAGCAGGGCGCACAGACGGCAAAGGCAAAGTAATGATACAGGCATACAATCTGACACATCCTGTATTGCAATGGGTGAAAGCACATGACGTCCGTTCGTTTTACGAGCACGAAATAAAATACCGGGAGCAATTTGCCTATCCGCCGTTCACACGGTTCATCAAAATAACATTCCGGCACAGGGACGAACCACGTACTGTTGCTGCAGCCGGGCAAATGGCCCAAGCGCTTCAGCAGGTGCCAGAGGTAGGAGTACAGGGTCCTGTGCAGGCACTGATACCCAGGGTACGAAATTTATATGTACAGGAAGTGTGGGTGAAATGTCCCCGCAACATGAGCGTGATAGAAAACACTAAGGCCTTTATAAAAGCCACGAAAGAATACATCACATCAGCAAAAGGCAATAGTTCGCTACAGGTTCAGTTTGATGTTGACCCTATGTAA